From the genome of Lawsonella clevelandensis, one region includes:
- a CDS encoding L,D-transpeptidase, which produces MLTTKKRLSAAALAGAAALAMGSLTPAYAGDFPLPQPKLPGVEKPNFKPATIDPVQNSTVGVGQPIIITFDKAPANRARIEKFVQVEVFNSKKERYDVPGLFRWWSPTQLRWRPAGFWPAHTTVRAKVGDSVRTFKVGARHVAVADDKTHMITVYSDGKVIRRVPTSMGKAGHETPNGFYYIGDKHRHIVMDSSTYGVPVTAPEGYRTDVEYALRMTYSGIFLHAAPWSVGAQGSYDSSHGCLNVSTENGKWLFENWRRGDVVRVINSKGTLSKYDGMGDWAPGAY; this is translated from the coding sequence ATGTTGACGACGAAGAAGCGTCTCAGTGCTGCTGCCCTGGCTGGGGCTGCTGCCCTCGCGATGGGCTCCCTGACACCTGCCTACGCTGGGGATTTCCCCCTTCCGCAGCCTAAGCTGCCAGGTGTGGAGAAGCCGAACTTCAAGCCCGCCACCATTGATCCGGTGCAGAACAGCACGGTGGGTGTGGGGCAGCCTATTATCATTACCTTCGATAAGGCCCCGGCGAACCGTGCCCGTATCGAGAAGTTTGTGCAGGTGGAGGTCTTTAATTCCAAGAAGGAACGCTATGACGTGCCGGGTCTCTTCCGCTGGTGGAGCCCGACGCAGCTGCGATGGCGTCCGGCCGGCTTCTGGCCTGCTCACACTACGGTGAGGGCGAAGGTGGGAGATAGTGTTCGTACCTTTAAGGTGGGCGCGCGTCATGTGGCTGTCGCGGACGACAAGACCCATATGATTACCGTCTACTCTGACGGCAAGGTCATTCGTCGGGTGCCGACGTCTATGGGTAAGGCTGGGCATGAGACCCCCAACGGCTTCTATTACATTGGCGATAAGCATCGCCATATCGTCATGGATTCCTCGACGTATGGGGTGCCGGTGACGGCACCGGAGGGCTACCGCACGGATGTGGAGTATGCGCTGCGGATGACGTACTCGGGTATTTTCTTGCACGCTGCCCCGTGGTCGGTGGGTGCGCAGGGGTCCTATGATTCTTCCCATGGCTGCCTGAATGTGTCGACGGAGAATGGGAAGTGGTTGTTCGAGAATTGGCGGAGGGGTGACGTAGTGCGCGTTATTAATTCGAAGGGAACGTTGTCGAAGTACGACGGTATGGGGGATTGGGCGCCGGGCGCCTACTAA
- a CDS encoding YhgE/Pip family protein, which produces MSDINDSPTTKTRLGKLINWRPKSILAKILISLLIVLPIAGSAVYMWSMWDPTVYLKHVPIAIVNDDPGVGEDNFGKDVVEGLKQEPYLNIFQVDADEARKGLREDRYLFTISIPKDFSQKINTVIDPKPQQARINITYNDYNGSAGAFLTGGLVPLVSQSVTASIGEDYAKQVFLGLNDIRDGLIDVRNGSQQLDDGAAQIQDGAHQLADGSDQLLAGTNELGAGMKQISGGVDQLVDMLVPLLTQVGQLAPTLNGIGDVLVKSGIPDIVVQGKKVQEIAATLNAKDTNALVNQLKTLKAGAREVSYNLNDPNAPYRSGMLQLNAGAHELANGTNELKAGTNELYVGVTDGVEDAPFIKDLAASSAQMASPYLLAEHNIHPAQKVVGDITEKAIAPGSSLALVVVIGFLLTAVLSMFLPVSMGRRYQSRAKDAFLPVLKSAAVNSTVGVLAIGIMAGVSVGIDWDPAHDLAMAGVIVVIGIMAGVAYTFYRMLFGRLVGGIASLVVYMLGLFAFGGIWPLSTTPRLFSIIHPLSPMSYARDAFTLGTDAIFNRTFWVAIIAMILMSIASVVLSGVVRYVRLGELKDRELLITKAVGKAKARKAEKTGLGLTPDPMTTD; this is translated from the coding sequence GTGAGTGACATCAACGACTCCCCAACCACAAAAACCCGATTAGGGAAGCTAATCAACTGGCGGCCCAAATCCATTCTTGCCAAAATCCTCATTAGCCTACTTATCGTTCTCCCCATCGCCGGCTCAGCAGTCTACATGTGGTCCATGTGGGACCCTACCGTCTACCTCAAGCACGTCCCCATCGCCATCGTCAATGATGACCCCGGCGTCGGAGAAGACAACTTCGGCAAAGACGTCGTCGAAGGCCTCAAACAAGAGCCCTACCTCAACATCTTCCAGGTAGATGCAGACGAAGCTCGCAAGGGCCTCCGCGAAGACCGCTACCTCTTCACCATCAGTATCCCCAAAGACTTCTCCCAGAAGATCAACACAGTCATTGATCCCAAGCCCCAACAGGCCCGCATCAACATCACCTACAACGACTACAACGGCTCTGCCGGAGCCTTCCTCACCGGCGGCCTCGTCCCCCTCGTCTCACAATCCGTCACCGCCTCCATCGGTGAGGACTACGCCAAACAAGTCTTCCTGGGCCTCAACGATATCCGCGATGGCCTCATCGACGTACGCAACGGCTCCCAACAACTCGATGACGGCGCCGCCCAAATCCAGGATGGTGCCCACCAGCTGGCAGACGGTAGTGACCAACTCCTCGCCGGCACCAACGAACTCGGCGCCGGCATGAAGCAGATCTCGGGCGGCGTCGACCAACTAGTTGACATGCTCGTCCCTCTCCTCACCCAGGTAGGCCAACTCGCCCCTACCCTGAACGGCATCGGCGACGTCCTGGTGAAGTCCGGCATCCCCGACATTGTCGTGCAGGGCAAGAAGGTGCAGGAGATCGCCGCCACCCTCAACGCCAAGGACACCAACGCTCTCGTCAACCAGCTGAAAACGCTAAAAGCGGGCGCCCGGGAAGTGTCCTACAACCTCAACGACCCAAACGCTCCCTACCGCAGCGGCATGCTGCAGTTGAACGCCGGTGCCCACGAACTGGCCAACGGCACCAACGAACTGAAGGCCGGCACTAACGAACTGTATGTTGGCGTGACAGACGGTGTGGAAGACGCCCCGTTCATCAAGGACCTGGCAGCCTCCTCCGCTCAAATGGCCAGCCCCTACCTGCTGGCGGAACACAACATTCACCCCGCCCAGAAAGTGGTCGGTGACATTACCGAGAAGGCCATCGCCCCCGGTTCCTCGCTGGCTCTCGTCGTCGTCATCGGGTTCCTGCTCACCGCGGTACTGTCTATGTTCCTGCCGGTCAGTATGGGACGCCGCTACCAGAGCCGTGCCAAGGACGCCTTCCTACCGGTGTTGAAGTCCGCGGCAGTAAATAGCACTGTCGGCGTGCTGGCCATAGGCATTATGGCGGGCGTGTCGGTGGGTATCGACTGGGATCCCGCCCACGACCTGGCTATGGCCGGCGTGATTGTGGTCATTGGCATTATGGCGGGCGTGGCGTACACCTTCTACCGGATGCTCTTCGGACGCCTGGTAGGTGGCATTGCCTCCCTGGTGGTGTACATGCTGGGTCTCTTCGCCTTCGGTGGTATCTGGCCACTCAGTACCACCCCGCGGCTCTTCTCCATCATCCACCCGCTCTCGCCTATGAGCTACGCCCGCGACGCCTTCACCCTGGGTACCGACGCCATCTTCAACCGCACTTTCTGGGTGGCCATCATCGCCATGATCCTCATGTCGATTGCGTCCGTCGTCCTCAGCGGTGTGGTGCGCTACGTGCGCCTCGGTGAGCTGAAAGATCGAGAGCTGCTCATCACCAAGGCGGTGGGAAAAGCGAAAGCCCGCAAAGCCGAAAAAACTGGCCTCGGTCTTACCCCCGACCCGATGACCACCGACTAG
- a CDS encoding ABC transporter ATP-binding protein, which yields MTTSSIPAARADNITKVYGAGETEVRALDGVTVSFPRGHFTAIMGPSGSGKSTLMHCLAGLDTPTSGTVHVGHIDLTQLGDDHLTQLRRERIGFIFQSFNLIPTLTAGENISLPTDIAGKTLDQDWVDTVVKRLRIDHRLSHKPSELSGGQQQRVACARAIVSRPDIIFGDEPTGNLDSNSSAEVLSILRSAVDDWQQTVVIVTHDAKAAAYADRVLFLADGRIVHELHASHGANARITRDDILDVMRTLEG from the coding sequence ATGACCACCAGCAGCATCCCCGCCGCCCGCGCCGACAACATCACCAAGGTGTACGGCGCCGGAGAAACCGAAGTGCGTGCTCTCGACGGCGTCACTGTCTCCTTCCCGCGTGGTCATTTCACCGCCATCATGGGCCCCTCCGGCTCCGGCAAATCCACCCTCATGCACTGCCTCGCCGGCCTCGACACCCCCACCAGCGGCACCGTCCACGTCGGCCACATCGACCTCACCCAACTCGGCGACGATCACCTCACCCAGCTGCGCCGCGAACGCATCGGCTTCATCTTCCAATCCTTCAATCTCATCCCCACCCTCACCGCCGGGGAAAACATCTCCCTCCCCACCGACATCGCCGGCAAAACCCTCGACCAAGACTGGGTGGACACTGTGGTGAAGCGCCTCCGCATCGACCACCGGCTCAGCCACAAACCCTCCGAACTCTCCGGCGGGCAACAACAACGCGTCGCCTGCGCCCGTGCCATCGTCTCCCGCCCCGACATCATCTTCGGCGACGAACCCACCGGCAACCTGGACTCCAACTCCTCCGCCGAAGTCCTCTCCATCCTCCGCAGCGCCGTCGACGACTGGCAACAAACCGTCGTCATCGTCACCCACGATGCCAAAGCCGCCGCCTACGCCGACCGCGTCCTCTTCCTGGCCGACGGGAGGATTGTGCACGAACTCCACGCCAGCCACGGTGCCAACGCCCGCATCACCCGCGACGACATCCTCGACGTCATGCGCACCCTGGAGGGCTAA
- a CDS encoding pseudouridine synthase, protein MGTTLHPTPHRPLPLRDGVDPVCFRLPQHLPAAWEGRPAASILLERFDRSQDFLAAQLAAGTIVDDDGHPITATTPARGGLALWSYRPLPAHEPIVPLDMPILYRDDTLLVIDKPHFLPTIPRGRYVTHTALVQLRRQLAAAGDTAAAAAITPAHRLDRLTAGVLLFTLRKDARGPYQTLFSHGLTQKTYLAIAPLPHPTRSPRTLPLLDGQAVEIRSRIVVSRNRLDCYEEPGKPNAHTTVELVDSRGDHGLYRLTPHTGKTHQLRVHMNSLGTNLVGDPLYPVVAEDSPDHPEDPQRTLQLLAAQLSFPPPHQADAGSSPADACHPAALHDSGTRVYRSERTLRWPDGTPAPHHRYLPPMKGS, encoded by the coding sequence ATGGGCACTACACTCCACCCCACCCCGCATCGGCCGCTCCCCCTGCGAGACGGCGTAGATCCCGTGTGCTTCCGCCTCCCCCAACACCTCCCCGCCGCATGGGAAGGTCGCCCTGCCGCCAGCATCCTCCTCGAACGCTTCGACCGCTCCCAGGACTTCCTGGCCGCCCAACTCGCCGCCGGCACCATCGTCGACGACGACGGACACCCCATCACCGCCACCACCCCCGCCCGCGGCGGCCTCGCCCTCTGGTCCTACCGCCCTCTCCCCGCTCATGAACCCATCGTCCCCCTCGATATGCCCATCCTCTACCGGGACGACACCCTCCTCGTCATCGACAAACCGCACTTCCTCCCCACCATTCCGCGCGGCCGCTACGTCACCCACACCGCCCTCGTCCAACTCCGCCGCCAGCTCGCCGCCGCCGGAGACACCGCCGCCGCAGCCGCCATCACCCCAGCCCACCGCCTCGACCGACTCACCGCCGGAGTCCTCCTCTTCACCCTCCGCAAAGACGCCCGCGGCCCCTACCAAACCCTCTTCTCCCACGGCCTCACACAGAAGACCTACCTCGCCATCGCCCCCCTCCCCCACCCCACCCGCAGCCCCCGCACCCTCCCCCTGCTCGATGGCCAGGCTGTGGAGATCCGCAGCCGCATAGTCGTCTCCCGCAACCGGCTGGACTGCTACGAAGAACCTGGCAAACCCAACGCCCACACCACCGTCGAACTGGTGGACAGCCGCGGCGACCACGGCCTCTACCGGCTCACCCCACACACCGGTAAAACCCACCAACTGCGGGTCCATATGAACAGCTTGGGAACGAATTTGGTGGGAGATCCGTTGTACCCAGTAGTGGCAGAAGACAGCCCCGACCACCCGGAGGACCCGCAGCGTACCCTGCAGCTCCTCGCCGCGCAGCTCAGCTTCCCCCCGCCACACCAGGCTGACGCCGGCTCCTCCCCTGCTGACGCGTGCCACCCCGCCGCCTTGCACGACTCCGGCACCCGCGTCTATCGCAGCGAACGCACCTTGCGCTGGCCCGACGGCACCCCCGCACCACACCACCGCTACCTCCCACCCATGAAAGGCAGCTGA
- a CDS encoding universal stress protein: MSDVPVGIVVGVDGSPSSRLAAQWAAQEAKARDLPVLLAAAYIVPQFLYAEGMVPSRAIFEELEEQAQGFIDEAAAAIREVNTEVELMQQLHEGSPISMLLELSKEADMVVIGSRGLGGVAGALLGSVSASLVGHAHCPVVVVRDDMDLAPERNCIVVGADGSPVSELAVQIAYQEADAHGAELVAVNAWLDRAVASSLAGLNLSNLDWEQAKAEQTQVVQEELEKYDDGYESVTPQIVIRRESPEMALAEVGKGARMIVVGSHGRGGFTGMLLGSTSRALLRLSPVPLMVVRERYVAN; this comes from the coding sequence ATGAGTGACGTACCCGTAGGCATTGTGGTGGGTGTGGATGGTTCCCCCTCCTCCCGGCTTGCAGCACAATGGGCAGCGCAGGAAGCCAAGGCCCGCGATCTGCCAGTGTTGTTGGCGGCTGCCTACATCGTTCCCCAATTCCTTTACGCGGAGGGCATGGTTCCCTCGCGTGCTATTTTTGAAGAGCTCGAAGAGCAGGCGCAGGGTTTTATTGATGAGGCTGCCGCCGCTATCCGCGAGGTCAACACCGAGGTGGAGCTCATGCAGCAGCTTCATGAAGGTAGCCCCATTTCTATGCTGTTGGAACTGTCCAAGGAAGCGGACATGGTGGTCATTGGTTCGCGAGGTTTAGGCGGTGTTGCCGGGGCGTTGCTTGGCTCGGTGTCTGCTTCGTTGGTGGGTCACGCGCACTGTCCGGTGGTGGTGGTGCGGGACGATATGGACCTTGCTCCGGAGCGTAACTGCATTGTGGTGGGCGCTGATGGGTCTCCGGTGTCGGAGCTGGCGGTGCAGATTGCCTACCAGGAAGCGGATGCACATGGGGCGGAGTTGGTGGCGGTGAATGCTTGGCTGGATCGTGCGGTGGCGTCCTCGCTGGCTGGCTTGAACTTGTCCAATCTGGATTGGGAGCAGGCTAAGGCGGAGCAGACGCAGGTGGTGCAGGAGGAGCTGGAGAAGTACGACGACGGCTACGAGAGCGTTACTCCGCAGATTGTTATCCGGCGGGAGTCCCCGGAGATGGCGCTGGCGGAGGTCGGTAAGGGTGCTCGCATGATCGTGGTGGGCTCGCATGGCCGGGGTGGTTTTACCGGTATGTTGTTGGGCTCTACGTCGCGGGCGCTGCTGCGGTTGTCGCCCGTGCCTTTGATGGTGGTGCGTGAACGGTACGTTGCCAATTAG